One region of Chitinophaga varians genomic DNA includes:
- a CDS encoding TolC family protein gives MKKRGLLFLWLLYSGMTAAQEKQLDFATYLSGVRQHNLGYAAEKFNMDVAAANVLMAKVFPDPEISAGVFDNGQRRMQQGYGFSSSIGYTLELGGKRHARIGLAKSEQEVARYLLEDYFRNLRADATLAFLNAMQQQRLYDIKMEAYRYMLQLAQADSIRFKAGLIPEADARQSRVEAGMLLNEAFGVAAEMKTSLVQLNELAGAYHGDTLVSPVGDMDRFERRFSLPELVARAQEERADLLAALRQKDVSVKTLQLAKAARMIDLGLTLGVNNAAVVTNVVAPTPSMNTVSAGISLPLKFSNRNKGDLLAANAGVRQQETVYRQTLLQVQTEVTTAWFSYLGAGRQREQFDSGLLEEARKVLEGRRYSYQRGETSLLEVLNAQRTYNDVQQQYYETIYRHASALVELERAAAVWDIQF, from the coding sequence ATGAAGAAAAGAGGGCTGTTGTTTTTATGGCTTTTATATAGCGGCATGACCGCCGCACAGGAAAAACAGCTGGACTTTGCCACTTATCTGTCCGGTGTAAGACAGCACAACCTGGGATATGCCGCTGAGAAATTTAATATGGACGTGGCGGCCGCCAATGTGCTGATGGCGAAAGTTTTTCCCGACCCGGAGATCAGTGCCGGCGTGTTTGACAATGGTCAGCGCCGGATGCAGCAGGGGTATGGTTTCAGCAGCAGCATCGGGTATACGCTGGAGCTGGGCGGTAAAAGGCACGCGCGGATAGGTTTGGCTAAAAGTGAGCAGGAGGTGGCCCGCTACCTGCTGGAAGACTACTTCCGTAACCTGCGTGCGGACGCCACGCTGGCGTTTTTGAACGCGATGCAACAGCAACGGTTATACGATATCAAGATGGAAGCGTACCGGTATATGTTACAGCTGGCGCAGGCAGACAGCATCCGTTTCAAAGCCGGCCTGATACCCGAGGCTGACGCGCGGCAGTCGCGCGTGGAAGCAGGGATGCTGCTCAATGAAGCGTTTGGCGTGGCGGCAGAAATGAAAACGTCGCTGGTGCAGTTGAATGAGCTGGCCGGCGCTTATCATGGCGATACGCTGGTAAGCCCTGTTGGCGACATGGACCGCTTTGAACGGCGTTTTTCGCTGCCGGAGCTGGTGGCCCGTGCGCAGGAGGAGAGGGCGGACCTGCTGGCGGCCCTGCGGCAAAAAGATGTGTCGGTGAAGACGCTGCAATTGGCAAAAGCGGCCAGGATGATAGACCTGGGCCTCACCCTTGGTGTCAATAATGCCGCAGTGGTGACTAACGTGGTCGCACCTACGCCGTCGATGAATACTGTGTCAGCAGGCATCAGTCTCCCGCTGAAGTTCTCTAACCGCAACAAGGGCGATCTGCTGGCGGCCAATGCCGGTGTAAGGCAGCAGGAGACAGTATACCGGCAAACATTGTTACAGGTGCAGACGGAAGTGACGACGGCCTGGTTCAGCTACCTCGGCGCCGGCAGGCAGCGGGAACAGTTTGACAGCGGGCTGCTGGAGGAAGCCCGAAAGGTGCTGGAAGGCCGCCGCTACAGTTACCAGCGGGGAGAAACCTCCCTGCTGGAAGTACTCAATGCACAGCGCACCTACAACGATGTGCAGCAACAATATTATGAAACCATTTATCGTCACGCTTCTGCCCTGGTAGAGCTTGAAAGGGCCGCTGCGGTGTGGGATATTCAATTCTGA
- a CDS encoding outer membrane beta-barrel protein: MKITAGIFLLLLVMSGARAQELPAFSLQVKAGVQLPRVYGAAKDSVAGYAASGWLAGLSALSPIGKSVALKHDVFLAMQKNESRLDLFPVSIAYRKYNLEVFAGPYMGILLRSDNYGNGTMDKGYATKNDIGFTIGAGYTFRKRFSAEFRYVQGFAPLGENAGTKDQLKAHRRYVAFTLGYKLF; this comes from the coding sequence ATGAAAATAACAGCAGGTATATTTTTGTTGCTTTTAGTGATGTCGGGCGCAAGGGCCCAGGAATTGCCGGCTTTCTCCCTGCAGGTGAAAGCCGGTGTACAACTGCCACGGGTATACGGGGCTGCAAAAGACAGCGTGGCAGGTTATGCTGCGTCCGGATGGCTGGCGGGATTGAGCGCATTGTCTCCCATAGGGAAATCGGTCGCTTTAAAACATGATGTTTTCCTGGCGATGCAGAAAAACGAATCGCGGCTGGACTTGTTCCCCGTAAGCATCGCTTACCGGAAATACAACCTGGAGGTGTTTGCCGGGCCGTATATGGGCATCCTGCTGCGCTCGGATAACTATGGCAATGGCACTATGGACAAGGGCTATGCTACTAAAAATGATATAGGGTTTACTATCGGGGCCGGTTATACGTTTCGCAAGCGGTTTAGCGCTGAATTCCGGTATGTACAGGGGTTTGCGCCGCTGGGAGAAAATGCGGGAACGAAGGACCAGCTAAAGGCGCACCGGCGGTATGTTGCATTTACGCTCGGCTATAAATTATTTTGA
- a CDS encoding alkene reductase has protein sequence MKLLEPIATPELSLANRIVMAPMSRRRVENEGVPSGLLARYYAQRASAGLIIAESTVVSRSGMGISLLPGIYSKEQIAGWKKVTDAVHQQGGKIFVQLVHSGRIGHPLNIPGGLSPVAPSAIAAAGTISTPAGTQTLPVPEALSAEAVEEMYHLHMQATRNALAAGFDGVELHAAHGYLMEQFIHPAANQRTDQYGGSIENRCRLPLRILEGMVAIAGADRVGVRFSPFASLNGLSPYEEETATYCYLATKLDKMKIRFIHLSDQSSNGYPPIPPAFTALLREQFHQWLILAGGYNADTAQNALQQFSVDLIAFGRPFISNPDLVARIAQQQPFAPADKSTFYEGGAKGLIDYPCMAACATS, from the coding sequence ATGAAACTACTGGAACCAATAGCCACACCGGAGCTGTCACTGGCCAACCGGATCGTGATGGCCCCCATGAGCAGAAGAAGGGTGGAAAACGAAGGCGTGCCCAGCGGACTGTTAGCCCGTTATTACGCACAGCGCGCCAGTGCCGGCCTTATCATCGCCGAAAGCACCGTTGTCAGTCGCAGTGGTATGGGCATCTCCCTGCTTCCCGGCATCTACAGCAAAGAACAGATAGCCGGCTGGAAAAAAGTCACCGATGCAGTACATCAGCAGGGCGGTAAAATATTCGTGCAACTGGTACACTCCGGCCGCATCGGCCATCCGCTGAACATCCCCGGGGGACTATCACCGGTGGCCCCTTCTGCTATTGCTGCAGCAGGCACTATTTCCACACCGGCAGGCACACAAACATTGCCGGTGCCGGAAGCATTGTCCGCCGAAGCGGTGGAAGAAATGTACCACCTTCATATGCAGGCCACCCGCAACGCCCTGGCAGCGGGCTTCGACGGCGTAGAGCTGCACGCCGCCCACGGTTACCTGATGGAACAGTTTATTCATCCTGCCGCCAATCAACGTACCGACCAATACGGCGGTAGCATTGAAAACCGCTGCCGGCTGCCCCTCCGCATACTGGAAGGCATGGTGGCCATCGCCGGCGCAGACCGCGTGGGAGTGCGTTTTTCGCCATTCGCGTCATTGAACGGCCTGTCTCCTTACGAAGAAGAAACAGCCACCTACTGCTACCTGGCCACTAAACTCGATAAGATGAAAATACGCTTCATTCATCTGTCAGACCAGTCTTCCAACGGCTACCCGCCTATACCGCCAGCATTCACAGCCTTACTGCGTGAACAGTTTCATCAGTGGCTCATCCTCGCCGGCGGCTACAATGCGGACACTGCACAAAATGCGCTGCAACAATTCAGCGTTGATCTCATCGCCTTTGGCAGGCCGTTCATCTCCAATCCGGATTTAGTGGCCCGCATCGCGCAGCAGCAACCCTTTGCGCCGGCAGATAAATCCACTTTCTATGAAGGCGGCGCCAAAGGGCTCATCGACTACCCCTGTATGGCTGCCTGCGCTACTAGCTAA